A window from Falco naumanni isolate bFalNau1 chromosome 3, bFalNau1.pat, whole genome shotgun sequence encodes these proteins:
- the STK40 gene encoding serine/threonine-protein kinase 40 isoform X2, with protein sequence MKRRASDRGAGETSTKAKALCTGISGNNAKRAGPFILGPRLGNSPVPSIVQCLARKDGTDDFYQLKDRACEIIEDLEANRMVRKMKKRICLVLDCLCAHDFSDKTADLINLQHYVIKEKRLSERETVVIFYDVVRVVEALHKKNIVHRDLKLGNMVLNKRTHRITITNFCLGKHLVSEDDLLKDQRGSPAYISPDVLSGRPYRGKPSDMWALGVVLFTMLYGQFPFYDSIPQELFRKIKAAEYTIPEDGRVSENTVCLIRKLLVLDPQQRLTASEVLDSLSSIIASWQSMSSLSGPLQVVPDIDDQVANPENPQEAKVTEECSQYEFENYMRQQLLLAEEKNTLHEAKSFLQKRQFGNIPPVRRLGHDAQPMNPLDAAILAQRYLRK encoded by the exons ATGAAGCGGCGAGCATCagacagaggagctggggaaaCATCCACTAAAGCAAAAGCTCTTTGTACAGGGATTTCTGGAAATAATGCCAAGAGAGCGGGCCCTTTTATACTAG GTCCACGTTTAGGTAACTCTCCCGTGCCAAGTATTGTTCAGTGTTTGGCAAGAAAGGATGGGACAGATGACTTCTATCAGCTAAAG GACCGAGCTTGTGAAATTATAGAAGATCTAGAAGCCAACAGAATggtcagaaaaatgaagaagcGTATTTGTCTTGTATTAGACTGTCTCTGTGCTCATGACTTCAGTGACAAAACAGCAGATCTGATCAATCTGCAGCATTATGTCATTAAAGAGAAGAGACTCAGCGAGCGGGAGACGGTAGTGATATTTTATGATGTGGTACGAGTGGTGGAAGCATTACATAAG aaaaatattgtgcACAGAGACTTGAAACTAGGAAACATGGTGCTAAACAAAAG AACCCATCGAATAACCATAACAAACTTCTGTCTCGGAAAGCACCTGGTGAGTGAAGATGACCTGCTGAAGGACCAGCGAGGGAGCCCTGCCTACATCAGCCCAGATGTGCTCAGCG GACGGCCGTACCGTGGAAAACCCAGTGACATGTGGGCGTTGGGTGTGGTGCTCTTCACCATGCTCTATGGCCAGTTCCCCTTCTACGACAGCATACCTCAGGAGCTTTTCCGCAAAATCAAGGCTGCCGAGTACACCATCCCTGA GGATGGACGGGTCTCAGAAAACACTGTGTGCTTGATCCGAAAACTGCTGGTCTTGGATCCGCAGCAGCGTCTGACAGCTTCTGAAGTGCTGGATTCTCTCAGCTCCATCATAGCATCGTG GCAGTCTATGTCCTCGCTGAGTGGCCCTTTGCAAGTGGTGCCAGACATCGATGACCAAGTGGCTAACCCTGAAAACCCCCAAGAG GCGAAGGTGACGGAGGAGTGCTCGCAGTACGAGTTCGAGAACTAcatgaggcagcagctgctcttggCTGAGGAGAAGAACACTTTGCATGAGGCCAAGAGCTTCCTACAGAAGCGGCAGTTTGGGAACATCCCCCCAGTGCGACGCCTGGGCCATGACGCCCAGCCCATGAACCCTTTGGACGCAGCTATCCTGGCCCAGAGGTACCTTCGGAAGTAG
- the STK40 gene encoding serine/threonine-protein kinase 40 isoform X1, protein MKRRASDRGAGETSTKAKALCTGISGNNAKRAGPFILGPRLGNSPVPSIVQCLARKDGTDDFYQLKILTLEERGDKGIETQEERQGKMLLHTEYSLLSLLHNQEGVVHHHGLFQDRACEIIEDLEANRMVRKMKKRICLVLDCLCAHDFSDKTADLINLQHYVIKEKRLSERETVVIFYDVVRVVEALHKKNIVHRDLKLGNMVLNKRTHRITITNFCLGKHLVSEDDLLKDQRGSPAYISPDVLSGRPYRGKPSDMWALGVVLFTMLYGQFPFYDSIPQELFRKIKAAEYTIPEDGRVSENTVCLIRKLLVLDPQQRLTASEVLDSLSSIIASWQSMSSLSGPLQVVPDIDDQVANPENPQEAKVTEECSQYEFENYMRQQLLLAEEKNTLHEAKSFLQKRQFGNIPPVRRLGHDAQPMNPLDAAILAQRYLRK, encoded by the exons ATGAAGCGGCGAGCATCagacagaggagctggggaaaCATCCACTAAAGCAAAAGCTCTTTGTACAGGGATTTCTGGAAATAATGCCAAGAGAGCGGGCCCTTTTATACTAG GTCCACGTTTAGGTAACTCTCCCGTGCCAAGTATTGTTCAGTGTTTGGCAAGAAAGGATGGGACAGATGACTTCTATCAGCTAAAG ATTCTCACCTTAGAAGAAAGGGGTGATAAAGGAATAGAAACCCAGGAGGAGCGACAGggcaagatgctgctgcacacagaatattctctcctttccctgctccacaACCAGGAAGGAGTGGTTCATCATCATGGGCTCTTTCAG GACCGAGCTTGTGAAATTATAGAAGATCTAGAAGCCAACAGAATggtcagaaaaatgaagaagcGTATTTGTCTTGTATTAGACTGTCTCTGTGCTCATGACTTCAGTGACAAAACAGCAGATCTGATCAATCTGCAGCATTATGTCATTAAAGAGAAGAGACTCAGCGAGCGGGAGACGGTAGTGATATTTTATGATGTGGTACGAGTGGTGGAAGCATTACATAAG aaaaatattgtgcACAGAGACTTGAAACTAGGAAACATGGTGCTAAACAAAAG AACCCATCGAATAACCATAACAAACTTCTGTCTCGGAAAGCACCTGGTGAGTGAAGATGACCTGCTGAAGGACCAGCGAGGGAGCCCTGCCTACATCAGCCCAGATGTGCTCAGCG GACGGCCGTACCGTGGAAAACCCAGTGACATGTGGGCGTTGGGTGTGGTGCTCTTCACCATGCTCTATGGCCAGTTCCCCTTCTACGACAGCATACCTCAGGAGCTTTTCCGCAAAATCAAGGCTGCCGAGTACACCATCCCTGA GGATGGACGGGTCTCAGAAAACACTGTGTGCTTGATCCGAAAACTGCTGGTCTTGGATCCGCAGCAGCGTCTGACAGCTTCTGAAGTGCTGGATTCTCTCAGCTCCATCATAGCATCGTG GCAGTCTATGTCCTCGCTGAGTGGCCCTTTGCAAGTGGTGCCAGACATCGATGACCAAGTGGCTAACCCTGAAAACCCCCAAGAG GCGAAGGTGACGGAGGAGTGCTCGCAGTACGAGTTCGAGAACTAcatgaggcagcagctgctcttggCTGAGGAGAAGAACACTTTGCATGAGGCCAAGAGCTTCCTACAGAAGCGGCAGTTTGGGAACATCCCCCCAGTGCGACGCCTGGGCCATGACGCCCAGCCCATGAACCCTTTGGACGCAGCTATCCTGGCCCAGAGGTACCTTCGGAAGTAG